In Phlebotomus papatasi isolate M1 chromosome 1, Ppap_2.1, whole genome shotgun sequence, the following proteins share a genomic window:
- the LOC129809638 gene encoding DNA-binding protein P3A2 isoform X3, which yields MDTSEEAIEMIEDAAITGASDDDDGSPSSPESAYDDGKDLMNIAMGDDVTAQLAAAGPVGVAAAAAIASAKKKKRPHSFETNPSIRKRQQNRLLRKLRQTIFEFATRVGQQAIVLVATPGKPNTSYKHLPLALKVFGAKPLEDVVKNLKSIVMEELETALAQQAPPPPQEDPSLFELPPLIIDGIPTPVEKMTQAQLRAFIPLMLKYSTGRGKPGWGRESTRPQWWPLELPWANVRMDARTEEEKQKISWTHALRKIVINCYKYHGREDLLPAFSEEDEKANILATSNATTTTSSNVGVLKFHNGGTVTSASNQQTTKIQIQSPTQTIANAQYTQNMLQTITNADGSLSIIHVDPNNSIITLPDGTTAQVQGVALTTQGEGTTVHTVQGIEGNGQTENMTVDLTEAGLGQENQLIITGEDGQGYPVSVSGMITVPVSSMYQMVANIQHLHQNGDGTVCLTPIQVPQSQLHSLRHLSASNKVIQATLKGQTSNLIYHIKQEASSEASANNNNNLEGSQTGGANGNPFGVKEESLEARRATSAIEHADSSHTQAIIDAEGNLIIQMRTAPAPPATSASSGSPAAPHSAPPQPVKVDFEP from the exons AGCCCAACTGGCAGCTGCTGGACCAGTTGGAGTAGCCGCAGCGGCAGCCATTGCTTCCGCAAAGAAAAAGAAGCGGCCACACTCTTTCGAGACGAATCCCTCTATCCGAAAGCGACAGCAGAATCGTCTCCTGCGCAAACTGAGA CAAACTATTTTTGAGTTCGCCACGAGGGTAGGTCAACAAGCCATTGTCCTGGTGGCGACACCTGGAAAACCAAATACCAGCTACAAA CACCTCCCCCTCGCCTTGAAGGTTTTCGGCGCTAAGCCGCTTGAGGATGTAGTGAAAAACCTCAAAAGTATTGTAATGGAGGAGCTAGAGACAGCACTGGCTCAGCAAGCACCTCCCCCACCTCAAGAAGATCCATCTCTCTTTGAGCTCCCTCCGCTCATCATCGACGGCATCCCGACGCCAGTGGAAAAAATGACACAGGCTCAGCTGAGGGCCTTCATTCCGCTCATGCTCAAGTATTCAACGGGCCGAGGGAAGCCTGGCTGGGGCAGAGAGTCTACGCGACCTCAGTGGTGGCCTCTGGAGCTGCCCTGGGCCAATGTACGAATGGACGCTCGCACAGAAGAGGAAAAACAGAAGATCAGCTGGACCCATGCACTACGCAAGATCGTTATCAATTGCTACAAATACCATGGGAGGGAGGACCTACTGCCGGCGTTCTCGGAGGAAGATGAGAAAGCCAATATTTTGGCCACGTCCAATGCCACAACAACGACATCATCCAAT GTGGGGGTGTTGAAATTTCACAATGGGGGAACTGTGACGTCGGCAAGCAATCAGCAAACTACTAAGATTCAGATTCAGTCGCCGACACAGACAATAGCAAACGCACAG TACACACAGAATATGCTACAGACCATCACAAATGCGGATGGATCCCTGTCAATAATCCACGTGGATCCTAACAATTCAATAATCACACTTCCAGACGGAACTACTGCACAAGTTCAAGGAGTTGCG CTGACAACCCAAGGTGAGGGCACCACCGTTCACACGGTACAGGGCATCGAGGGCAACGGCCAGACAGAGAATATGACAGTGGACTTGACTGAAGCTGGTTTGGGTCAGGAGAACCAGCTAATCATCACAGGCGAAGACGGACAAGGCTACCCAGTGTCCGTTAGCGGAATGATCACCGTCCCCGTGTCCTCCATGTACCAGATGGTGGCCAACATCCAGCATCTACATCAAAATGGCGACGGCACCGTCTGCCTCACGCCCATTCAGGTACCCCAATCCCAATTGCATAGTCTCCGGCACCTCAGTGCCTCCAACAAAGTCATCCAGGCCACGCTAAAGGGCCAGACCTCCAATCTCATCTACCACATCAAGCAGGAGGCCTCTTCGGAGGCCTCCGCAAATAACAACAACAACTTGGAGGGATCGCAAACAGGGGGCGCCAATGGGAATCCATTTGGTGTAAAGGAGGAGTCTCTGGAGGCGCGGAGGGCGACCAGTGCCATCGAACACGCTGATTCTAGTCACACGCAGGCCATCATTGATGCCGAAGGCAATCTCATAATACAGATGCGCACTGCTCCAGCCCCACCCGCCACCTCTGCTTCCTCCGGCAGCCCAGCGGCGCCCCATTCCGCTCCTCCGCAACCTGTCAAAGTTGACTTTGAGCCCTGA
- the LOC129809638 gene encoding DNA-binding protein P3A2 isoform X4, which yields MDTSEEAIEMIEDAAITGASDDDDGSPSSPESAYDDGKDLMNIAMGDDVTAQLAAAGPVGVAAAAAIASAKKKKRPHSFETNPSIRKRQQNRLLRKLRQTIFEFATRVGQQAIVLVATPGKPNTSYKVFGAKPLEDVVKNLKSIVMEELETALAQQAPPPPQEDPSLFELPPLIIDGIPTPVEKMTQAQLRAFIPLMLKYSTGRGKPGWGRESTRPQWWPLELPWANVRMDARTEEEKQKISWTHALRKIVINCYKYHGREDLLPAFSEEDEKANILATSNATTTTSSNVGVLKFHNGGTVTSASNQQTTKIQIQSPTQTIANAQYTQNMLQTITNADGSLSIIHVDPNNSIITLPDGTTAQVQGVALTTQGEGTTVHTVQGIEGNGQTENMTVDLTEAGLGQENQLIITGEDGQGYPVSVSGMITVPVSSMYQMVANIQHLHQNGDGTVCLTPIQVPQSQLHSLRHLSASNKVIQATLKGQTSNLIYHIKQEASSEASANNNNNLEGSQTGGANGNPFGVKEESLEARRATSAIEHADSSHTQAIIDAEGNLIIQMRTAPAPPATSASSGSPAAPHSAPPQPVKVDFEP from the exons AGCCCAACTGGCAGCTGCTGGACCAGTTGGAGTAGCCGCAGCGGCAGCCATTGCTTCCGCAAAGAAAAAGAAGCGGCCACACTCTTTCGAGACGAATCCCTCTATCCGAAAGCGACAGCAGAATCGTCTCCTGCGCAAACTGAGA CAAACTATTTTTGAGTTCGCCACGAGGGTAGGTCAACAAGCCATTGTCCTGGTGGCGACACCTGGAAAACCAAATACCAGCTACAAA GTTTTCGGCGCTAAGCCGCTTGAGGATGTAGTGAAAAACCTCAAAAGTATTGTAATGGAGGAGCTAGAGACAGCACTGGCTCAGCAAGCACCTCCCCCACCTCAAGAAGATCCATCTCTCTTTGAGCTCCCTCCGCTCATCATCGACGGCATCCCGACGCCAGTGGAAAAAATGACACAGGCTCAGCTGAGGGCCTTCATTCCGCTCATGCTCAAGTATTCAACGGGCCGAGGGAAGCCTGGCTGGGGCAGAGAGTCTACGCGACCTCAGTGGTGGCCTCTGGAGCTGCCCTGGGCCAATGTACGAATGGACGCTCGCACAGAAGAGGAAAAACAGAAGATCAGCTGGACCCATGCACTACGCAAGATCGTTATCAATTGCTACAAATACCATGGGAGGGAGGACCTACTGCCGGCGTTCTCGGAGGAAGATGAGAAAGCCAATATTTTGGCCACGTCCAATGCCACAACAACGACATCATCCAAT GTGGGGGTGTTGAAATTTCACAATGGGGGAACTGTGACGTCGGCAAGCAATCAGCAAACTACTAAGATTCAGATTCAGTCGCCGACACAGACAATAGCAAACGCACAG TACACACAGAATATGCTACAGACCATCACAAATGCGGATGGATCCCTGTCAATAATCCACGTGGATCCTAACAATTCAATAATCACACTTCCAGACGGAACTACTGCACAAGTTCAAGGAGTTGCG CTGACAACCCAAGGTGAGGGCACCACCGTTCACACGGTACAGGGCATCGAGGGCAACGGCCAGACAGAGAATATGACAGTGGACTTGACTGAAGCTGGTTTGGGTCAGGAGAACCAGCTAATCATCACAGGCGAAGACGGACAAGGCTACCCAGTGTCCGTTAGCGGAATGATCACCGTCCCCGTGTCCTCCATGTACCAGATGGTGGCCAACATCCAGCATCTACATCAAAATGGCGACGGCACCGTCTGCCTCACGCCCATTCAGGTACCCCAATCCCAATTGCATAGTCTCCGGCACCTCAGTGCCTCCAACAAAGTCATCCAGGCCACGCTAAAGGGCCAGACCTCCAATCTCATCTACCACATCAAGCAGGAGGCCTCTTCGGAGGCCTCCGCAAATAACAACAACAACTTGGAGGGATCGCAAACAGGGGGCGCCAATGGGAATCCATTTGGTGTAAAGGAGGAGTCTCTGGAGGCGCGGAGGGCGACCAGTGCCATCGAACACGCTGATTCTAGTCACACGCAGGCCATCATTGATGCCGAAGGCAATCTCATAATACAGATGCGCACTGCTCCAGCCCCACCCGCCACCTCTGCTTCCTCCGGCAGCCCAGCGGCGCCCCATTCCGCTCCTCCGCAACCTGTCAAAGTTGACTTTGAGCCCTGA
- the LOC129809638 gene encoding DNA-binding protein P3A2 isoform X5 translates to MDTSEEAIEMIEDAAITGASDDDDGSPSSPESAYDDGKDLMNIAMGDDVTAQLAAAGPVGVAAAAAIASAKKKKRPHSFETNPSIRKRQQNRLLRKLRQTIFEFATRVGQQAIVLVATPGKPNTSYKHLPLALKVFGAKPLEDVVKNLKSIVMEELETALAQQAPPPPQEDPSLFELPPLIIDGIPTPVEKMTQAQLRAFIPLMLKYSTGRGKPGWGRESTRPQWWPLELPWANVRMDARTEEEKQKISWTHALRKIVINCYKYHGREDLLPAFSEEDEKANILATSNATTTTSSNYTQNMLQTITNADGSLSIIHVDPNNSIITLPDGTTAQVQGVALTTQGEGTTVHTVQGIEGNGQTENMTVDLTEAGLGQENQLIITGEDGQGYPVSVSGMITVPVSSMYQMVANIQHLHQNGDGTVCLTPIQVPQSQLHSLRHLSASNKVIQATLKGQTSNLIYHIKQEASSEASANNNNNLEGSQTGGANGNPFGVKEESLEARRATSAIEHADSSHTQAIIDAEGNLIIQMRTAPAPPATSASSGSPAAPHSAPPQPVKVDFEP, encoded by the exons AGCCCAACTGGCAGCTGCTGGACCAGTTGGAGTAGCCGCAGCGGCAGCCATTGCTTCCGCAAAGAAAAAGAAGCGGCCACACTCTTTCGAGACGAATCCCTCTATCCGAAAGCGACAGCAGAATCGTCTCCTGCGCAAACTGAGA CAAACTATTTTTGAGTTCGCCACGAGGGTAGGTCAACAAGCCATTGTCCTGGTGGCGACACCTGGAAAACCAAATACCAGCTACAAA CACCTCCCCCTCGCCTTGAAGGTTTTCGGCGCTAAGCCGCTTGAGGATGTAGTGAAAAACCTCAAAAGTATTGTAATGGAGGAGCTAGAGACAGCACTGGCTCAGCAAGCACCTCCCCCACCTCAAGAAGATCCATCTCTCTTTGAGCTCCCTCCGCTCATCATCGACGGCATCCCGACGCCAGTGGAAAAAATGACACAGGCTCAGCTGAGGGCCTTCATTCCGCTCATGCTCAAGTATTCAACGGGCCGAGGGAAGCCTGGCTGGGGCAGAGAGTCTACGCGACCTCAGTGGTGGCCTCTGGAGCTGCCCTGGGCCAATGTACGAATGGACGCTCGCACAGAAGAGGAAAAACAGAAGATCAGCTGGACCCATGCACTACGCAAGATCGTTATCAATTGCTACAAATACCATGGGAGGGAGGACCTACTGCCGGCGTTCTCGGAGGAAGATGAGAAAGCCAATATTTTGGCCACGTCCAATGCCACAACAACGACATCATCCAAT TACACACAGAATATGCTACAGACCATCACAAATGCGGATGGATCCCTGTCAATAATCCACGTGGATCCTAACAATTCAATAATCACACTTCCAGACGGAACTACTGCACAAGTTCAAGGAGTTGCG CTGACAACCCAAGGTGAGGGCACCACCGTTCACACGGTACAGGGCATCGAGGGCAACGGCCAGACAGAGAATATGACAGTGGACTTGACTGAAGCTGGTTTGGGTCAGGAGAACCAGCTAATCATCACAGGCGAAGACGGACAAGGCTACCCAGTGTCCGTTAGCGGAATGATCACCGTCCCCGTGTCCTCCATGTACCAGATGGTGGCCAACATCCAGCATCTACATCAAAATGGCGACGGCACCGTCTGCCTCACGCCCATTCAGGTACCCCAATCCCAATTGCATAGTCTCCGGCACCTCAGTGCCTCCAACAAAGTCATCCAGGCCACGCTAAAGGGCCAGACCTCCAATCTCATCTACCACATCAAGCAGGAGGCCTCTTCGGAGGCCTCCGCAAATAACAACAACAACTTGGAGGGATCGCAAACAGGGGGCGCCAATGGGAATCCATTTGGTGTAAAGGAGGAGTCTCTGGAGGCGCGGAGGGCGACCAGTGCCATCGAACACGCTGATTCTAGTCACACGCAGGCCATCATTGATGCCGAAGGCAATCTCATAATACAGATGCGCACTGCTCCAGCCCCACCCGCCACCTCTGCTTCCTCCGGCAGCCCAGCGGCGCCCCATTCCGCTCCTCCGCAACCTGTCAAAGTTGACTTTGAGCCCTGA
- the LOC129809638 gene encoding DNA-binding protein Ewg isoform X7 produces the protein MDTSEEAIEMIEDAAITGASDDDDGSPSSPESAYDDGKDLMNIAMGDDVTAQLAAAGPVGVAAAAAIASAKKKKRPHSFETNPSIRKRQQNRLLRKLRQTIFEFATRVGQQAIVLVATPGKPNTSYKHLPLALKVFGAKPLEDVVKNLKSIVMEELETALAQQAPPPPQEDPSLFELPPLIIDGIPTPVEKMTQAQLRAFIPLMLKYSTGRGKPGWGRESTRPQWWPLELPWANVRMDARTEEEKQKISWTHALRKIVINCYKYHGREDLLPAFSEEDEKANILATSNATTTTSSNVGVLKFHNGGTVTSASNQQTTKIQIQSPTQTIANAQVCLDPLALTDVDYTQNMLQTITNADGSLSIIHVDPNNSIITLPDGTTAQVQGVALTTQGEGTTVHTVQGIEGNGQTENMTVDLTEAGLGQENQLIITGEDGQGYPVSVSGMITVPVSSMYQMVANIQHLHQNGDGTVCLTPIQVENGEGMETITVSPGMHQMLQIQGAPGTEPQVLQVLSLKDATVLTKAMAAITEVKGDDSEEKLFTIK, from the exons AGCCCAACTGGCAGCTGCTGGACCAGTTGGAGTAGCCGCAGCGGCAGCCATTGCTTCCGCAAAGAAAAAGAAGCGGCCACACTCTTTCGAGACGAATCCCTCTATCCGAAAGCGACAGCAGAATCGTCTCCTGCGCAAACTGAGA CAAACTATTTTTGAGTTCGCCACGAGGGTAGGTCAACAAGCCATTGTCCTGGTGGCGACACCTGGAAAACCAAATACCAGCTACAAA CACCTCCCCCTCGCCTTGAAGGTTTTCGGCGCTAAGCCGCTTGAGGATGTAGTGAAAAACCTCAAAAGTATTGTAATGGAGGAGCTAGAGACAGCACTGGCTCAGCAAGCACCTCCCCCACCTCAAGAAGATCCATCTCTCTTTGAGCTCCCTCCGCTCATCATCGACGGCATCCCGACGCCAGTGGAAAAAATGACACAGGCTCAGCTGAGGGCCTTCATTCCGCTCATGCTCAAGTATTCAACGGGCCGAGGGAAGCCTGGCTGGGGCAGAGAGTCTACGCGACCTCAGTGGTGGCCTCTGGAGCTGCCCTGGGCCAATGTACGAATGGACGCTCGCACAGAAGAGGAAAAACAGAAGATCAGCTGGACCCATGCACTACGCAAGATCGTTATCAATTGCTACAAATACCATGGGAGGGAGGACCTACTGCCGGCGTTCTCGGAGGAAGATGAGAAAGCCAATATTTTGGCCACGTCCAATGCCACAACAACGACATCATCCAAT GTGGGGGTGTTGAAATTTCACAATGGGGGAACTGTGACGTCGGCAAGCAATCAGCAAACTACTAAGATTCAGATTCAGTCGCCGACACAGACAATAGCAAACGCACAGGTTTGCCTAGACCCGTTGGCACTAACAGATGTGGAT TACACACAGAATATGCTACAGACCATCACAAATGCGGATGGATCCCTGTCAATAATCCACGTGGATCCTAACAATTCAATAATCACACTTCCAGACGGAACTACTGCACAAGTTCAAGGAGTTGCG CTGACAACCCAAGGTGAGGGCACCACCGTTCACACGGTACAGGGCATCGAGGGCAACGGCCAGACAGAGAATATGACAGTGGACTTGACTGAAGCTGGTTTGGGTCAGGAGAACCAGCTAATCATCACAGGCGAAGACGGACAAGGCTACCCAGTGTCCGTTAGCGGAATGATCACCGTCCCCGTGTCCTCCATGTACCAGATGGTGGCCAACATCCAGCATCTACATCAAAATGGCGACGGCACCGTCTGCCTCACGCCCATTCAG GTTGAAAATGGCGAAGGCATGGAAACCATCACCGTGAGTCCAGGAATGCATCAGATGCTGCAGATCCAGGGAGCTCCGGGTACAGAACCCCAAGTGCTCCAAGTGCTGAGTCTCAAGGACGCCACGGTCCTGACAAAGGCCATGGCCGCAATAACAGAAGTGAAAGGTGATGACTCGGAGGAGAAACTCTTCACCATCAagtag
- the LOC129809638 gene encoding DNA-binding protein Ewg isoform X8 codes for MDTSEEAIEMIEDAAITGASDDDDGSPSSPESAYDDGKDLMNIAMGDDVTAQLAAAGPVGVAAAAAIASAKKKKRPHSFETNPSIRKRQQNRLLRKLRQTIFEFATRVGQQAIVLVATPGKPNTSYKVFGAKPLEDVVKNLKSIVMEELETALAQQAPPPPQEDPSLFELPPLIIDGIPTPVEKMTQAQLRAFIPLMLKYSTGRGKPGWGRESTRPQWWPLELPWANVRMDARTEEEKQKISWTHALRKIVINCYKYHGREDLLPAFSEEDEKANILATSNATTTTSSNVGVLKFHNGGTVTSASNQQTTKIQIQSPTQTIANAQVCLDPLALTDVDYTQNMLQTITNADGSLSIIHVDPNNSIITLPDGTTAQVQGVALTTQGEGTTVHTVQGIEGNGQTENMTVDLTEAGLGQENQLIITGEDGQGYPVSVSGMITVPVSSMYQMVANIQHLHQNGDGTVCLTPIQVENGEGMETITVSPGMHQMLQIQGAPGTEPQVLQVLSLKDATVLTKAMAAITEVKGDDSEEKLFTIK; via the exons AGCCCAACTGGCAGCTGCTGGACCAGTTGGAGTAGCCGCAGCGGCAGCCATTGCTTCCGCAAAGAAAAAGAAGCGGCCACACTCTTTCGAGACGAATCCCTCTATCCGAAAGCGACAGCAGAATCGTCTCCTGCGCAAACTGAGA CAAACTATTTTTGAGTTCGCCACGAGGGTAGGTCAACAAGCCATTGTCCTGGTGGCGACACCTGGAAAACCAAATACCAGCTACAAA GTTTTCGGCGCTAAGCCGCTTGAGGATGTAGTGAAAAACCTCAAAAGTATTGTAATGGAGGAGCTAGAGACAGCACTGGCTCAGCAAGCACCTCCCCCACCTCAAGAAGATCCATCTCTCTTTGAGCTCCCTCCGCTCATCATCGACGGCATCCCGACGCCAGTGGAAAAAATGACACAGGCTCAGCTGAGGGCCTTCATTCCGCTCATGCTCAAGTATTCAACGGGCCGAGGGAAGCCTGGCTGGGGCAGAGAGTCTACGCGACCTCAGTGGTGGCCTCTGGAGCTGCCCTGGGCCAATGTACGAATGGACGCTCGCACAGAAGAGGAAAAACAGAAGATCAGCTGGACCCATGCACTACGCAAGATCGTTATCAATTGCTACAAATACCATGGGAGGGAGGACCTACTGCCGGCGTTCTCGGAGGAAGATGAGAAAGCCAATATTTTGGCCACGTCCAATGCCACAACAACGACATCATCCAAT GTGGGGGTGTTGAAATTTCACAATGGGGGAACTGTGACGTCGGCAAGCAATCAGCAAACTACTAAGATTCAGATTCAGTCGCCGACACAGACAATAGCAAACGCACAGGTTTGCCTAGACCCGTTGGCACTAACAGATGTGGAT TACACACAGAATATGCTACAGACCATCACAAATGCGGATGGATCCCTGTCAATAATCCACGTGGATCCTAACAATTCAATAATCACACTTCCAGACGGAACTACTGCACAAGTTCAAGGAGTTGCG CTGACAACCCAAGGTGAGGGCACCACCGTTCACACGGTACAGGGCATCGAGGGCAACGGCCAGACAGAGAATATGACAGTGGACTTGACTGAAGCTGGTTTGGGTCAGGAGAACCAGCTAATCATCACAGGCGAAGACGGACAAGGCTACCCAGTGTCCGTTAGCGGAATGATCACCGTCCCCGTGTCCTCCATGTACCAGATGGTGGCCAACATCCAGCATCTACATCAAAATGGCGACGGCACCGTCTGCCTCACGCCCATTCAG GTTGAAAATGGCGAAGGCATGGAAACCATCACCGTGAGTCCAGGAATGCATCAGATGCTGCAGATCCAGGGAGCTCCGGGTACAGAACCCCAAGTGCTCCAAGTGCTGAGTCTCAAGGACGCCACGGTCCTGACAAAGGCCATGGCCGCAATAACAGAAGTGAAAGGTGATGACTCGGAGGAGAAACTCTTCACCATCAagtag
- the LOC129809638 gene encoding DNA-binding protein P3A2 isoform X1 — MDTSEEAIEMIEDAAITGASDDDDGSPSSPESAYDDGKDLMNIAMGDDVTAQLAAAGPVGVAAAAAIASAKKKKRPHSFETNPSIRKRQQNRLLRKLRQTIFEFATRVGQQAIVLVATPGKPNTSYKHLPLALKVFGAKPLEDVVKNLKSIVMEELETALAQQAPPPPQEDPSLFELPPLIIDGIPTPVEKMTQAQLRAFIPLMLKYSTGRGKPGWGRESTRPQWWPLELPWANVRMDARTEEEKQKISWTHALRKIVINCYKYHGREDLLPAFSEEDEKANILATSNATTTTSSNVGVLKFHNGGTVTSASNQQTTKIQIQSPTQTIANAQVCLDPLALTDVDYTQNMLQTITNADGSLSIIHVDPNNSIITLPDGTTAQVQGVALTTQGEGTTVHTVQGIEGNGQTENMTVDLTEAGLGQENQLIITGEDGQGYPVSVSGMITVPVSSMYQMVANIQHLHQNGDGTVCLTPIQVPQSQLHSLRHLSASNKVIQATLKGQTSNLIYHIKQEASSEASANNNNNLEGSQTGGANGNPFGVKEESLEARRATSAIEHADSSHTQAIIDAEGNLIIQMRTAPAPPATSASSGSPAAPHSAPPQPVKVDFEP, encoded by the exons AGCCCAACTGGCAGCTGCTGGACCAGTTGGAGTAGCCGCAGCGGCAGCCATTGCTTCCGCAAAGAAAAAGAAGCGGCCACACTCTTTCGAGACGAATCCCTCTATCCGAAAGCGACAGCAGAATCGTCTCCTGCGCAAACTGAGA CAAACTATTTTTGAGTTCGCCACGAGGGTAGGTCAACAAGCCATTGTCCTGGTGGCGACACCTGGAAAACCAAATACCAGCTACAAA CACCTCCCCCTCGCCTTGAAGGTTTTCGGCGCTAAGCCGCTTGAGGATGTAGTGAAAAACCTCAAAAGTATTGTAATGGAGGAGCTAGAGACAGCACTGGCTCAGCAAGCACCTCCCCCACCTCAAGAAGATCCATCTCTCTTTGAGCTCCCTCCGCTCATCATCGACGGCATCCCGACGCCAGTGGAAAAAATGACACAGGCTCAGCTGAGGGCCTTCATTCCGCTCATGCTCAAGTATTCAACGGGCCGAGGGAAGCCTGGCTGGGGCAGAGAGTCTACGCGACCTCAGTGGTGGCCTCTGGAGCTGCCCTGGGCCAATGTACGAATGGACGCTCGCACAGAAGAGGAAAAACAGAAGATCAGCTGGACCCATGCACTACGCAAGATCGTTATCAATTGCTACAAATACCATGGGAGGGAGGACCTACTGCCGGCGTTCTCGGAGGAAGATGAGAAAGCCAATATTTTGGCCACGTCCAATGCCACAACAACGACATCATCCAAT GTGGGGGTGTTGAAATTTCACAATGGGGGAACTGTGACGTCGGCAAGCAATCAGCAAACTACTAAGATTCAGATTCAGTCGCCGACACAGACAATAGCAAACGCACAGGTTTGCCTAGACCCGTTGGCACTAACAGATGTGGAT TACACACAGAATATGCTACAGACCATCACAAATGCGGATGGATCCCTGTCAATAATCCACGTGGATCCTAACAATTCAATAATCACACTTCCAGACGGAACTACTGCACAAGTTCAAGGAGTTGCG CTGACAACCCAAGGTGAGGGCACCACCGTTCACACGGTACAGGGCATCGAGGGCAACGGCCAGACAGAGAATATGACAGTGGACTTGACTGAAGCTGGTTTGGGTCAGGAGAACCAGCTAATCATCACAGGCGAAGACGGACAAGGCTACCCAGTGTCCGTTAGCGGAATGATCACCGTCCCCGTGTCCTCCATGTACCAGATGGTGGCCAACATCCAGCATCTACATCAAAATGGCGACGGCACCGTCTGCCTCACGCCCATTCAGGTACCCCAATCCCAATTGCATAGTCTCCGGCACCTCAGTGCCTCCAACAAAGTCATCCAGGCCACGCTAAAGGGCCAGACCTCCAATCTCATCTACCACATCAAGCAGGAGGCCTCTTCGGAGGCCTCCGCAAATAACAACAACAACTTGGAGGGATCGCAAACAGGGGGCGCCAATGGGAATCCATTTGGTGTAAAGGAGGAGTCTCTGGAGGCGCGGAGGGCGACCAGTGCCATCGAACACGCTGATTCTAGTCACACGCAGGCCATCATTGATGCCGAAGGCAATCTCATAATACAGATGCGCACTGCTCCAGCCCCACCCGCCACCTCTGCTTCCTCCGGCAGCCCAGCGGCGCCCCATTCCGCTCCTCCGCAACCTGTCAAAGTTGACTTTGAGCCCTGA